A single genomic interval of Megalobrama amblycephala isolate DHTTF-2021 linkage group LG17, ASM1881202v1, whole genome shotgun sequence harbors:
- the LOC125251657 gene encoding cortexin-1 — MSESPLTEYELLSLAPVSGPGATAGLLLVPDTEQSTALCFVGLLLLFLVFLLVRCFRILLDPYSSMPSSSWSDPKDSLERGQFDYALV; from the coding sequence ATGAGTGAAAGCCCTCTGACGGAGTATGAACTGCTGTCTCTGGCTCCTGTCTCGGGCCCCGGGGCCACAGCGGGGCTCCTGCTGGTTCCTGACACAGAGCAGAGCACTGCGCTTTGTTTTGTGGGTCTCCTGCTGCTGTTTCTGGTGTTCCTGCTAGTCCGTTGTTTCCGGATTCTTCTGGACCCCTACAGCAGCATGCCGTCCTCCTCGTGGTCTGATCCCAAAGACAGTTTGGAGAGAGGACAGTTTGATTACGCACTGGTGTAG